The following proteins come from a genomic window of Sphingomonas oryzagri:
- a CDS encoding NADPH-dependent FMN reductase yields the protein MTTAPYIVGIGGTTSPGSSTEQALMLALASAEREGARVRLFGGADIVSLPHYAYGVAAGHEGASALVQAVREADGLIIASPGYHGSISGLVKNAVDFIEETAKDERVYLDGLPVGLIVTAYGWQATGSTLATLRSIVHALRGWPTPLGAAIKSASGMFTDGACNDPAAAGQLDLVGRQVAEFARLRSRLPSATATGPN from the coding sequence ATGACCACGGCCCCCTATATCGTCGGCATCGGCGGCACGACGTCACCCGGCTCCTCCACCGAGCAGGCGCTGATGCTGGCGCTCGCCTCGGCCGAGCGGGAGGGGGCGCGGGTGCGGCTGTTCGGCGGGGCCGACATCGTGAGCCTGCCGCATTATGCTTATGGCGTCGCCGCCGGGCACGAAGGCGCGAGCGCGCTGGTGCAGGCGGTGCGCGAGGCCGACGGGCTGATCATCGCCAGCCCCGGCTATCACGGATCGATCTCCGGCCTGGTCAAGAACGCGGTCGACTTCATCGAGGAAACCGCGAAGGACGAGCGCGTCTATCTGGACGGACTGCCGGTCGGCCTGATCGTCACCGCTTATGGCTGGCAGGCGACGGGATCGACGCTGGCCACCTTGCGCTCGATCGTCCACGCGCTGCGCGGCTGGCCGACGCCGCTGGGCGCCGCGATCAAGTCCGCCTCGGGCATGTTCACGGATGGCGCCTGCAACGATCCGGCCGCGGCGGGGCAGCTCGATCTGGTCGGGCGGCAGGTCGCGGAGTT
- a CDS encoding MaoC family dehydratase — protein MAGRYFDEWQVGDRIEHPIRRTVTETDNLLFSTMTHNPQPLHLDLEAAKASEFGQILVNGTFTFALMVGLSVGETTLGTLVANLGYDKLVMPKPVFIGDTMRATSAVVELKDSKSRPTAGIVTFAHELINQRDEVVCRCTRSALLHRRAA, from the coding sequence ATGGCCGGGCGATATTTCGACGAATGGCAGGTGGGGGACCGGATCGAGCACCCGATCCGCCGCACCGTGACCGAGACGGACAACCTGCTCTTCTCGACCATGACTCACAATCCGCAGCCGCTCCACCTCGATCTGGAGGCGGCGAAGGCCAGCGAGTTCGGCCAGATCCTCGTCAACGGCACCTTCACCTTCGCGCTGATGGTCGGCCTGTCGGTGGGCGAGACGACGCTGGGCACGCTGGTCGCCAACCTCGGCTATGACAAGCTCGTCATGCCCAAGCCGGTGTTCATCGGCGACACGATGCGCGCGACCAGTGCGGTGGTCGAGCTGAAGGACAGCAAGTCCCGGCCCACCGCCGGCATCGTCACATTCGCGCACGAGCTGATCAACCAGCGCGACGAGGTGGTGTGCCGCTGCACCCGATCCGCGCTGCTGCACCGGAGAGCGGCATGA